One window from the genome of Eucalyptus grandis isolate ANBG69807.140 chromosome 7, ASM1654582v1, whole genome shotgun sequence encodes:
- the LOC108960904 gene encoding LOW QUALITY PROTEIN: cucurbitadienol 11-hydroxylase (The sequence of the model RefSeq protein was modified relative to this genomic sequence to represent the inferred CDS: substituted 1 base at 1 genomic stop codon), translated as MALNLRQKQTEIKAENVDERLATGQADLRCIFCMKLIQERVVLLDMQAFIVEKRDILVSLRIGRIANLKRKMWVVSLCLAVATLLYYVRWVYKWRKPRCNGVLPPGSMGLPLLGETLKILIPSYSLDLHPFIIKRVQRYGPIFRTILADDVRFRGKQLFSYDADEASADATNERFNRFLRGFMAFPLNFPGTAYRRCLKEHRKLIDMLRGILKERLDLGKTSNVDFLDQAIDSMRDQEFLTEDFIVQLMFAGILASSESISTMLAMIFKLLSETPAVLAELRAEHKLILEKREQQSTALCWDEYKSMTFTMQVINETLRLANTVPGVLXRALQDIPVKGFTIPKGWSIMVVTTALHTNHNVFENPLEFNPWRWKDLDSGTISQNFTPFGGGMRQCVGAEYTRAFLCAFLHVLVTKFR; from the exons ATGGCGCTCAACCTCCGCCAGAAGCAAACAG AAATAAAGGCGGAAAATGTAGATGAAAGATTGGCAACTGGACAAGCAGATTTGCGGTGTATCTTCTGCATGAAACTCATCCAGGAAAGA GTTGTTTTACTAGATATGCAGGCATTTATTGTCGAGAAAAGAGACATTCTGGTGTCCCTTAG GATTGGAAGAATCgcaaacttgaagagaaaaatgtGGGTCGTTTCACTGTGCCTTGCGGTAGCGACTTTATTGTACTATGTTCGTTGGGTCTACAAGTGGAGAAAACCCAGATGCAATGGAGTTTTGCCTCCAGGTTCAATGGGTTTGCCTCTCCTTGGGGAGACTCTTAAGATCTTGATTCCCAGCTACTCTCTTGACCTTCATCCGTTCATTATAAAGAGAGTTCAGAG GTATGGGCCAATATTCCGAACCATTCTAGCAG ATGATGTTCGATTTCGCGGGAAGCAACTTTTTAGTTATGATGCTGATGAGGCTTCAGCAGACGCTACCAATGAGAGGTTCAACAGGTTCTTGAGAGGTTTCATGGCATTTCCCTTGAATTTCCCTGGTACTGCATATCGTAGGTGCCTAAAG GAACACAGGAAATTGATAGATATGCTCAGAGGTATCCTGAAGGAAAGACTCGATTTAGGGAAAACAAGCAATGTGGATTTTCTTGATCAGGCAATTGACAGCATGCGCGATCAGGAGTTCCTGACAGAGGATTTCATAGTTCAGTTGATGTTTGCGGGCATCCTCGCAAGTTCTGAGTCTATTTCGACAATGCTGGCTATGATCTTCAAGCTACTGTCTGAGACCCCAGCAGTCCTAGCAGAATTAAGG GCCGAGCACAAACTGATCCTTGAAAAGAGAGAGCAGCAAAGTACTGCACTTTGTTGGGATGAATACAAGTCGATGACTTTCACGATGCAG gTAATAAATGAAACACTCAGGCTGGCAAATACCGTTCCAGGGGTACTCTGAAGAGCATTACAAGATATCCCAGTGAAAG GATTTACGATCCCAAAAGGGTGGTCGATCATGGTAGTCACGACCGCTCTTCATACCAATCACAATGTGTTTGAGAATCCTCTTGAATTTAACCCTTGGCGCTGGAAG GATCTAGATTCAGGCACAATATCGCAgaacttcacgccttttggtGGAGGAATGAGACAATGTGTGGGTGCAGAATACACTCGAGCCTTCTTATGTGCATTTCTTCATGTGTTGGTCACAAAATTTAGGTAG
- the LOC120296126 gene encoding nascent polypeptide-associated complex subunit alpha, muscle-specific form-like, with translation MVHPLGHQQISKATRRDHQNHLGLNRSQSREWKNPYLMKDFPLVLVVALGAIKRRWDRRPRSTEAFTACMEEEGVGAGGPRGPAAWLSPTLSPCLLPQPDKQHAPEKRTRATPEQNGGTIAHVEQGGGRHQIRTCGEQQASDGTLVWLSKAARCYCPTPLLTHAAATRDPAAARRSPSSRQRPTPTAAATTQTLTTAAVALHDASAAAAFPSPTLPLAVCGTSAAAVRLPPRLCLPSSRSEPDAAAPLQPATAPSPSLYRVSAHHRASPRPATRPLQPTRHRPPSGAPPPPCRSRPRRAAPSPRRAFSTSRYLQPSDERLRAPTPPAARSNQPVAAASVFRSSAGRRAAPPCQPAPPTPQTPLRPLAEAVAGPPVNAFAARRVEFPLGTIDPPCGLMVDSDLLDPGTPEYSVEYSNG, from the exons ATGGTTCATCCATTGGGACACCAGCAAATTTCCAAGGCAACAAGACGAGACCACCAAAATCACTTGGGGCTGAATCGCAGCCAGAGTAGAGAATGGAAAAATCCGTACCTGATGAAGGACTTCCCCTTGGTGCTGGTCGTGGCATTAGGTGCTATCAAAAGAAGGTGGGATCGCAGACCTCGGAGCACGGAGGCCTTCACTGCCTGCATGGAAGAAGAAGGCGTTGGAGCGGGAG GCCCGCGAGGCCCGGCCGCGTGGCTCAGCCCGACCctttctccttgtcttcttccccaaccGGATAAGCAGCACGCGCCGGAGAAGAGGACGCGCGCGACGCCGGAGCAAAATGGAGGAACAATAGCGCACGTGGAGCAAGGGGGCGGCCGGCATCAGATAAGGACGTGCGGGGAGCAGCAGGCGTCGGATGGGACACTGGTTTGGCTGTCGAAGGCCGCTCG CTGCTACTGCCCGACGCCACTGCTCACCCACGCCGCTGCGACCCGCGACCCAGCTGCTGCTCGCCGGTCACCGTCGTCCCGCCAGCGCCCGACGCCTACTGCGGCTGCGACGACCCAAACGCTCACCACTGCTGCTGTCGCTCTGCACGACGCCTCCGCCGCTGCTGCTTTCCCTTCGCCGACGCTTCCGCTCGCCGTCTGCGGGACCTCCGCCGCAGCAGTTCGCCTCCCGCCGCGCCTCTGCCTGCCTTCCTCCCGCTCggagcccgacgccgccgcgccTCTGCAACCCGCGACCGCCCCCTCGCCGAGCCTCTACCGCGTCTCCGCTCACCACCGCGCCTCACCGCGACCTGCAACTCGCCCGCTGCAGCCCACTCGCCACCGTCCTCCTTCCGGCGCACCACCGCCACCCTGCCGGTCCCGCCCGCGACGTGCAGCACCGTCGCCCCGCCGCGCCTTCTCCACGAGCCGCTACCTACAACCCTCTGACGAACGCCTCCGAGCGCCGACGCCACCAGCAGCCCGCAGCAACCAGCCCGTCGCCGCTGCTTCTGTTTTCCGTTCCTCCGCTGGTCGCCGTGCCGCACCTCCGTGCCAGCCCGCGCCACCGACGCCGCAAACGCCGCTTCGCCCGCTCGCCGAAGCCGTCGCTGGTCCACCTGTCAACGCGTTTGCCGCGCGTCGTGTTGAGTTCcccttag GCACGATAGATCCTCCTTGTGGTTTAATGGTAGACTCAGATCTTTTAGATCCAGGGACCCCGGAGTATTCAGTCGAATACTCAAATGGTTAG
- the LOC120296127 gene encoding uncharacterized protein LOC120296127 has protein sequence MVALFHDMMHQEIEVYVDDMIANTRPKKSYVETFKKLFDRLREFKFRLNPAKCVFGATSNKLLGFIVSNKGIEIDPSKTFLVTENNHIKYLLDRPALMACILGLQAAIEMGVAKLRVFGDFALIILQTIGEWKTKDAKLLPYREYLEDVVKEFEEISFEYLPMSHNQFADALATLSSMLQVTDGLEVEPLKIEVLPKPAYCMIMTREPDGRPWYYDIMNYIQKQEFPEGTKATQIMQEVHEGVCGPHMNGHMWAKKIMRLGYYWLTLKCDYYFSKWIEATSFASVTSRNVAKFIKRDIIARYGISEAIITNNGTNLNNKIVDELFREFKIKHLNSSPYRPQMNGVVEAANKNIKKILANTTENYRDWHDRLPFALMAYRTLIRTFTRATPFALVYDMEAVLPMEVEIPSLRVLSQAELFEAEWSQQRLEQLNLIDERRLKALCHGQTYQQRVARSFNRKVRPRHFQVNDHVIRKLLPIFLDPGGKFAPNYSGPYVVKKVLPGSALILRNGWS, from the exons ATGGTAGCATTGTTTCACGATATGATGCATCAAGAGATTgaggtctatgttgatgatatgattgcaaataCCCGACCCAAGAAAAGCTATGTTGAAACCTTTAAGAAGTTGTTTGATCGACTTCGTGAGTTCAAGTTTCGACTAAATCCCGCTAAATGTGTGTTCGGAGCGACATCCAATAAATTACTCGGATTTATTGTGAGCAATAAGGGGATCGAGATTGACCCATCCAAG ACTTTTCTCGTGACTGAGAACAATCATATCAAGTACTTGCTTGATCGGCCAGCTTTGATGG cttgcattCTTGGGCTTCAAGCTGCAATTGAGATGGGTGTGGCCAAGTTAAGAGTATTCGGAGATTTTGCGCTAATCATATTGCAGACTataggtgaatggaagaccaAGGATGCCAAGTTGCTCCCGTACCGCGAGTATTTAGAAGATGTGGTAAAGGAGTTCGAGGAAATTTCGTTTGAATACTTGCCAatgtctcataatcaatttgcagaTGCACTCGCAACTTTGTCTTCTATGCTGCAAGTCACTGACGGATTAGAAGTGGAGCCGTTGAAAATAGAGGTTTTGCCAAAGCCGGCTTATTGCATGATCATGACTAGAGAACCTGATGGGAGaccatggtattacgatatcatgaattATATTCAGAAACAAGAATTCCCCGAAGGAA CTaaagccactcaaatcatgcaagaagttcACGAAGGAGTATGCGGCCCTCATATGAACGGGCACATGTGGGCTAAAAAGATTATGAGATTAGGCTACTACTGGCTCACACTAAAATGTGACT actatttctccaaatggatCGAAGCTACATCCTTTGCAAGTGTTACTTCCCGCAATGTTGCGAagttcatcaaacgtgacataattgctcgctatggAATTTCTGAAGCAATCATCACTAATAatgggacaaatttgaacaacaaaattgttgatgagttgttcagAGAGTTCAAGATCAAGCATTTGAATTCGTCTCCTTACCGCCCTCAAATGAACGGGGTTGttgaagcggccaataagaacattaagaagatcttggctAATACAACtgagaattatcgagattggcatgatAGATTACCCTTCGCACTAATGGCGTACCGAACATTGATTCGTACTTTTACTAGGGCAACCCCTTTTGCTCTAGTGTACGACATGGAGGCAGTTTTGCCTATGGAAGTGGAAATTCCCTCTTTGAGAGTTTTATCCCAAGCGGAGTTGTTTGAGGCTGAATGGTCGCAACAAAGACTTGAGCAAttaaacttgattgatgagaGGAGACTAAAGGCTCTCTGCCATGGCCAAACTTATCAACAAAGAGTGGCCAGATCCTTCAATCGAAAGGTACGACCGAGACATTTCCAGGTAAATGATCATGTTATAAGGAAACTGTTGCCAATTTTTCTGGATCCCGGTGGGAAGTTCGCTCCAAATTACAGTGGCCCATATGTGGTGAAGAAGGTACTTCCTGGAAGTGCTTTGATCTTgcgaaatggatggtcgtga
- the LOC120296125 gene encoding uncharacterized protein LOC120296125: protein MERSAWPKSLSSSRKHAIQDLLHDQNPTKKLRDLFDAHSQTGNNTGQPLFAEDLFFNVLRSFGNSISESMSAESDEVLQFPTNACVRSEVSQGSESIKPPIPSLFTSMERFAWPQNLSTSRNRMIEEILRAQKSVTTLQDLFNAHSQAGNNTQLPSSAEDLLVDLKESFANSLSLLGMAESDEVSQVPTKSCVRFEDTDDESTSTPVPTQLRGTSNTWTRLDDHEGCQATKQVQKIKDDPPVYRTICQGHHTCK, encoded by the exons ATGGAGCGTTCCGCTTGGCCTAAGAGCCTCTCGTCAAGCCGCAAGCACGCGATCCAGGATCTCCTCCATGATCAGAATCCCACGAAGAAGCTCAGAGATCTTTTCGACGCTCACTCTCAAACTGGCAATAACACAGGGCAGCCCCTGTTCGCTGAAGATCTGTTCTTCAACGTCCTCAGGTCGTTTGGAAACTCCATATCTGAATCGATGAGCGCCGAGTCCGACGAGGTCTTGCAGTTCCCGACCAACGCCTGTGTGAGGTCCGAGGTCTCGCAGGGAAGTGAAAGCATCAAGCCTCCGATCCCAAG TCTATTTACATCAATGGAGCGTTTCGCTTGGCCTCAGAACCTCTCCACAAGCCGCAACCGCATGATCGAGGAGATCCTCCGAGCCCAGAAGTCCGTGACGACGCTCCAAGATCTGTTCAACGCTCACTCCCAAGCTGGCAATAACACACAGCTGCCCTCGTCTGCAGAAGATCTGCTCGTAGACCTCAAGGAGTCGTTCGCCAACAGCCTATCCTTATTGGGGATGGCCGAGTCCGACGAGGTCTCGCAGGTCCCGACCAAATCCTGTGTCAGGTTCGAGGACACTGATGACGAGAGCACTAGTACCCCGGTCCCGACGCAATTAag AGGGACTTCGAATACATGGACAAGATTGGACGACCACGAA GGGTGTCAAGCGACCAAGCAGGTCCAGAAGATAAAGGATGACCCGCCCGTCTACAGGACTATATGCCAAGGCCACCACACTTGCAAGTAG